The Comamonas sp. 26 DNA window CATTGGCCGGGGCTTGCGGGGTGATTTTTCGCTCCAGCGCTTCTTCAAGCGCAAGGGCCTGAGGGTTGTCTTGCAGCGGGTCGCGGCTGGCCAGAACGGCCTGTTCACCCGCCTCTGCCGCTTGCGCTGCGGCAGACAGCTGCTGTGCCTGCTCGCCTTCAATCACGACCGTTCGCACGGGGCTGGCACAAGGGGTTTGCTGGCCCTCCTCCACATCGCCCCGAGCATCGGTTTCTGTGGGCTGCACGACGAAGGTCACGCGGCCGGCATGGGGTGGCTCGGCTGATCTCTCTGCAGCCGTGGCAATAGTGCTGGCAGCAGTGCTGGCGACCGATGGCGCACGCTGGGGTACGCCATCCGTACCCGCTGCAGCCACCACTTGATTGCCGCTGAGCCGCGTCAGGGCGCGCAGCCGGGCCATGGCACGGCGCACGTTCAAAGCACCCCACAGCAGCCAGAGCAAATAACCCATGGCGATGCAAGCGGTCAGTGCAAATACATCGTTATAGGCGCGCATATTGGCCTCGCGCCGCACGACTTGCGATAGCTGTAGCGTGCCTTGATTGGTGCGCATGGCTGTGTCTGGGGTAACGCGGCCATAGACCTGCGCTTGCAGCTTGAGCCGCTCGGCCACCACGGGGTCGGTGGGCCTGAGCTGATCGACCAGCGCGACGGAGTAAACCTGCTGCCGGTGCACCTGATAAGTGCTCAGCAAAGCCGAGCCGATCAGCCCGCCCATGGCCTGCGTCATGGAAAAAGTCAGCACCACGGTGAGCATGTGGTTGGCACCGTATTTGAGGCCCAGTGCTAGCCCCATCATCATCAGCGGTCCCATGAAGATGCCTGTGCCGACGGCCAGCACAAACTGGCTGAAGAAAAAGTCTGCGGGCCGATCCAGACTGGTGTGGTGCAAGTCCAGAAAAGCGGCCAGCGCCAGCAACACCAGAGCAGCCAGAATCTGCTTGCCTAAATGAGGAATGCCGAAGGTGGCCGCAGACAAGCCAATCCCTATCATGGTACCCAGCAAGATGACGCCGAACAGCGGCTGCATCTGGTCGGTGGTCATGCCCAGTGTGCGCATCAAGCCCACCACGCCATAGCTTTGCTCAGCCGTTAAAAAACGCAGCAAGATGGCGCCGACCACAAAACGCACGGTAGGCCACTGCATAAACCAGCGCGTATGAACCATGGGGTTGGTGCGGTGGTGCTCGATGTAGAGCGCTGTGCTGAGCAGCGCAATTGCGCCCACCAGCATCCAGGCCAGACTGGGTGCATCAAACCACCAGCGCGAATAGCCCTGAACCAGCACGGCAATCAGCAGGCCAAGGCCTGGCACCATGAGACAAAAAGTGACGAAGTCCAGCTTTTCAAAGGCTTTGATATACATGCCCGAGGGCAGCTTGAGCACTACCACGGCAGCAAATGAAAGCAGCGCCAGCCCGGCTTCAAACAGGTAGAGGTTTTGCCATTCGCTGTTGTAGAGCAGCCCCGGCGACATGATCCAGGCCAGTGGTGTGGCCAGTTGAACCACGCCCACGCCCAGCACTAGCATCTTGAGCACATAGGTGCGCGGCGCTGCCTGCAGCATGTAGAGCGTGCACAGCGAGGTGCAGGCTGCCGCCGCCAAGCCGCTGGCAGCGCGCAGCAAAATCAGGCTTTCATAGCTGCCCAGCACCAGATGCAGCACGCTCAGCGCGGCGTAAACACCCAACCCGATCTCCGTAAACAAGCGCATGCCGTATTGCTGGCGAAATTTGTAGACCAGCAGATTGGCCGTCATATTGAACATGACGTAAGCGCCGCTCAGCCATGCGGCTTCGACCGAAGTCAGGCCCATTTGCCCCTGAATTGTTGGCAGGTTGGCGCTAAACAAAGCATTCCCAAGACCACCGGTCAGCCCGAGCAAAACGGCAATCAACCCATAGCAAACGCGCACCCATGGCAGGTGATGCGGCATGGCCGGCGAGCCGGGCAGCGCAGGTTTTTCATGCTCGGCCCAGTCCGGCGGGCGACGCAGCAAGATGACAGGGCCCAGAGGGATGGCCGGCGCTGCGGAAGCAGTACTGGGGGTTGGTGCTGCGGCTTGGCTCATACCGTCTCAGGCCTTGATTCCATCCAGAATGATTTGCAAAGCGCGGCGGGCCAGTTGTTTGCGCTGCGCAGGGGTTTCGCCGCGAAGTGCACCGCCCAGCATGCCAAACACCAGCGAAAGCTCTTTGGAGTTCAGCGTCTGCTTGCACAGGCCTTTGACCACGGCGCGCTTCATGGGCTCTTCAAACACCAGCCACATCTGGTGGCGTGCCCGTGCGATTTCCTCGTCGCCTTGCTCTACCGTGCGCCAGTAATCGACCAGCGTGGCAGACACAGCGATGCGATCCGCCACCAGCGCCAGCAACTTGAAGAAGGCCATATCGTCATCGCGCAGCGCAAAGGCAGCGGTGCGAGTCTTCTCTACCGAACGCTCCAGCAGCGCCAGCATGATGGCCTGACGATCTGGGAACTGGCGGTACAGCGTGGCTCGGCCCACCTGGGCGCGTTCCACAATCAAGTCCAATGGCGCAGTCACGCCATGCTCGGCAAATACGGCATCGGCCGCATCCAGCAACTGGGCGCGGCGTTCGGCGGATGGGGGGCGTGGTGTGGACATTGCAGCCATTATCGGACAACTTTGTCCGATAATGGCTGCACCTACATTTTCCCCTTGTCGGTTCAGGGTCAGAAAAAGTGGTTTTTAAATCAGCGGCAGCAGGTTACGACGGCTGAAAAATTCACGGCGTAACCCGGTCAGCGGGTCATCAAATGCCAGGCTGCGCGCCAGCAATTGCAAAGGGTTGGAGTAGTCACCCGGCAGCGCATCGTTGACCTCGGGATACAGCGCATCGCCCTTCAACGGCAGGCCCAGCGCCAGCATATGCACGCGCAACTGGTGGCGCTTGCCGGATACCGGGCTGAGCCGGTAACGCGCCCATGCGTCGTTGTGCTCGATGATGTCCATCTGCGTGCGGCTATTGGGCTCGCCCGCCACTTCATGCATGCGAAAGAACTGGCTGCTTTCTTCCATGCGGCTCACATGCTCACGCGGGAATGCTAGATCAGCCCGGTAAGGCGCCACCGCCTCATAGCTCTTGTGAATGCTCCGCTCTCGAAACAAGGCCTGATACACGCCCCGCGTAGCGCGCTGCACCGAAAACACCACCAGCCCCGCCGTGTCGCGGTCTATGCGGTGAATGGGCGAGAGCTCAGGCACATCAAAATCGCGTTTCAAGCGCACCAGCAAGGTGTTTTGCAGATACTGGCCCGCAGGCACCACGGGCAGAAAATGCGGCTTGTCTGCAACCAGCAAATGCTCGTCGCGGTAGACCACCTCGGCCACAAACGGAATCTCGGGCTCACTATCCAGCTTGCGGTAGTAGTAATAGCGCAGGCCGGGGGCAAACAAGCTGCCCTGCCCGGCTTGCTCCCCCGTCTCGCACACCACCTCGCCCACCGCCATGCGGCGCAGCCATTCAACGCGGCCCACCGTGTGCAGGCGTTCACACAGAAAATCGATCAACAAGCCCTCACCCTGACTGGGAGCCACCACGCAGCTGGGACTGATGCCATCGCGCTGCGGCAAGACTTTGGGATCATGAGAGTTGTGCATGGCGCACAATTTTAGTGCGCGAAGGGGCCTCCAACGACTTGTACCCCATCACCCCAGCCGTCTGCCCGAACAAGACCACCGAGACCTTAGACAACCGGCTTTTCCATACTGGTCAACGCAGAATCCGCAAGTAGCTCTGCGCTGACCGGTGCCAGCGTGGCACGCAGTCGGTCACCGGCGACAGGAGGAGGCTTGGGTGGACGGATATCCAGCGAGCGCTCCACCATGCCGATATGCTCCAGCATCAAGGTCTTGGCCGCTTCGGTATCCCCTCGCTCCAGCGCAGCCACGATGCGCTCGTGCTCGGCACACGACTGATTCGCGCTGTGCGTGGACTGGTAGAGCGTGGCGGCCAGCGTGGTGCGGGCCGTGAGATCGCGCAGCGTTAATGCCAGCAAACGATGACCCATTTGCTCGGCCAGGCAGACATGGAAATCGGCCAGCAAAAAGGCACGCGTGGCCGCATCTGCGCCCTCTATGACCTGCTGCTCCTGGGCGATGTGGCGGCGCAACTGGCCGATCACACTTTGCATGGGGCGACCGGCTTCGCTCAAGATGCCGGTCTCGATGATGCGCCGCGCGGCAAAGGCGTCCTGTGCCTCTTCCACCGTGGGCTGAACCACATACCAGCCCCGCCTTGGCTGAACCTGTACAAAGCCGCGCGCCTGCAACTGCATCAGCGCTTCACGCACCATGGTGCGGCTGACGGCGAAATTGTCGGCCAGCTCCTGCTCCCCCAGGCGTTCGCCGGGCGCCAGTTTCTGGGCCAGGATGGATTCCACCACGCGCTCGGCGATATGTAGGGGGATACAGGGTTCATTAGACGACCGGGTGGGCAGGAAGGATGGGAGAAGCCGACTGGACAAGCGGTGCCGGGCTGAGGACATCGGCAGGCTCAGGATTGTCAACCAGACCATCAAGCACCGCATGAGCGCGTTCACGATCGATATCACCTTCCCAGGCTGCGATGGCCACGGTGGCCACACAGTTGCCGATCAGATTGCCGACAGCACGGGCAATGCCCATGAACCAGTCTACAGACAATACCAGCACCAGTCCGATGGCGGGAATCGCAGGAATCGCATGCAGGGTGGCAGCCAGAACCACAATGGCCGAGCCCGGCACACCATGGGCACCCTTGGACGTGACCAGGGCGATGGCCAGAATGGTCAGCAGATCGGCCATGCCGATGGGCGTATTCGTTGCCTGAGCGATGAACACGGCAGCCAGCGTAATGTAGATCGAGAAGGCGTCAAGATTGAAGGAATATCCCGTGGGGATCACCAGACCTACGGTGGAATCACGCACACCCATGTTACGCAGCTTGGCCATGATCTGGGGCAGCACGCTGTCGGACGATGTGGTCGCAAAGACCACGGCCAGTTCCTCACGCAGATAGCGCAGCAGCTTGATCAGGCTGAAGCCCGACAGGCGCATCACCAGGCCCAGCACCACGAAGACGAAAAAGGCCACGGCCACATAGAACAGCAGCACCAGCATGCCCAGCTGCTTAAGCGAGCCAATGCCGTACTGGCCCACGGTAAACGAGATCGCTCCCAGCACGCCCAGAGGCGCCAGC harbors:
- a CDS encoding MFS transporter, whose translation is MSQAAAPTPSTASAAPAIPLGPVILLRRPPDWAEHEKPALPGSPAMPHHLPWVRVCYGLIAVLLGLTGGLGNALFSANLPTIQGQMGLTSVEAAWLSGAYVMFNMTANLLVYKFRQQYGMRLFTEIGLGVYAALSVLHLVLGSYESLILLRAASGLAAAACTSLCTLYMLQAAPRTYVLKMLVLGVGVVQLATPLAWIMSPGLLYNSEWQNLYLFEAGLALLSFAAVVVLKLPSGMYIKAFEKLDFVTFCLMVPGLGLLIAVLVQGYSRWWFDAPSLAWMLVGAIALLSTALYIEHHRTNPMVHTRWFMQWPTVRFVVGAILLRFLTAEQSYGVVGLMRTLGMTTDQMQPLFGVILLGTMIGIGLSAATFGIPHLGKQILAALVLLALAAFLDLHHTSLDRPADFFFSQFVLAVGTGIFMGPLMMMGLALGLKYGANHMLTVVLTFSMTQAMGGLIGSALLSTYQVHRQQVYSVALVDQLRPTDPVVAERLKLQAQVYGRVTPDTAMRTNQGTLQLSQVVRREANMRAYNDVFALTACIAMGYLLWLLWGALNVRRAMARLRALTRLSGNQVVAAAGTDGVPQRAPSVASTAASTIATAAERSAEPPHAGRVTFVVQPTETDARGDVEEGQQTPCASPVRTVVIEGEQAQQLSAAAQAAEAGEQAVLASRDPLQDNPQALALEEALERKITPQAPANELKPITPRD
- a CDS encoding GntR family transcriptional regulator encodes the protein MPTRSSNEPCIPLHIAERVVESILAQKLAPGERLGEQELADNFAVSRTMVREALMQLQARGFVQVQPRRGWYVVQPTVEEAQDAFAARRIIETGILSEAGRPMQSVIGQLRRHIAQEQQVIEGADAATRAFLLADFHVCLAEQMGHRLLALTLRDLTARTTLAATLYQSTHSANQSCAEHERIVAALERGDTEAAKTLMLEHIGMVERSLDIRPPKPPPVAGDRLRATLAPVSAELLADSALTSMEKPVV
- a CDS encoding TetR/AcrR family transcriptional regulator, whose amino-acid sequence is MSTPRPPSAERRAQLLDAADAVFAEHGVTAPLDLIVERAQVGRATLYRQFPDRQAIMLALLERSVEKTRTAAFALRDDDMAFFKLLALVADRIAVSATLVDYWRTVEQGDEEIARARHQMWLVFEEPMKRAVVKGLCKQTLNSKELSLVFGMLGGALRGETPAQRKQLARRALQIILDGIKA
- a CDS encoding pseudouridine synthase; the encoded protein is MHNSHDPKVLPQRDGISPSCVVAPSQGEGLLIDFLCERLHTVGRVEWLRRMAVGEVVCETGEQAGQGSLFAPGLRYYYYRKLDSEPEIPFVAEVVYRDEHLLVADKPHFLPVVPAGQYLQNTLLVRLKRDFDVPELSPIHRIDRDTAGLVVFSVQRATRGVYQALFRERSIHKSYEAVAPYRADLAFPREHVSRMEESSQFFRMHEVAGEPNSRTQMDIIEHNDAWARYRLSPVSGKRHQLRVHMLALGLPLKGDALYPEVNDALPGDYSNPLQLLARSLAFDDPLTGLRREFFSRRNLLPLI
- a CDS encoding C4-dicarboxylate transporter DctA; translation: MRRFAKSLFGQVVIALILGVLAGLLAPEWAAKLKPLGDGFIKLIKMIIPVLVFCVVVHGIAGAGDLKRVGRVGVKALIYFEVLTTVALALGLVLAFVFQPGTGMNVDTSKLDASAMSAYASNADKLTSGGTVDFLMKLIPTTVVQAFATGDVLQVLLFAVLFGCGLSMLGERGAPVSAFIDTLSHVLFKIMGIIIKLAPLGVLGAISFTVGQYGIGSLKQLGMLVLLFYVAVAFFVFVVLGLVMRLSGFSLIKLLRYLREELAVVFATTSSDSVLPQIMAKLRNMGVRDSTVGLVIPTGYSFNLDAFSIYITLAAVFIAQATNTPIGMADLLTILAIALVTSKGAHGVPGSAIVVLAATLHAIPAIPAIGLVLVLSVDWFMGIARAVGNLIGNCVATVAIAAWEGDIDRERAHAVLDGLVDNPEPADVLSPAPLVQSASPILPAHPVV